The Streptomyces cynarae genome contains a region encoding:
- the secF gene encoding protein translocase subunit SecF — MSKLGNLGARLHRGEVGYDFVGNRKIWYGVSILITITAIVGLAVRGLNMGIEFQGGAVFTTPKTSVSVAQAETYAHDASGHPAVVQKLGTGGLRIQVAGIDTGKSDQIKDTLAKDLSVPSEQINADLVGPSWGEQIAGKAWEGLAIFMVLVVIYLAIAFEWRMALAAFVALIHDITITTGIYALVGFEVTSGTVIGLLTILGYSLYDTVVVFDSLKEQTKDITKQTRWTFSDVANSSINSTLVRSINTTVVALLPVAGLLFIGGGFLGAGTLNDISLSLFVGLAAGAYSSIFIATPLVADLKEREPQMKALKRRVLAKRAQAAEAGPVGEAEDDSFAEEPQDAAPAVVGQRSQPASRNRGRGRPSGKRR; from the coding sequence ATGTCGAAGCTCGGCAACCTCGGCGCCCGGCTCCACCGAGGCGAGGTCGGTTACGACTTCGTCGGCAACCGCAAGATCTGGTACGGCGTCTCGATCCTGATCACCATCACGGCCATCGTCGGCCTGGCGGTGCGCGGCCTGAACATGGGCATCGAGTTCCAGGGCGGAGCGGTCTTCACGACCCCGAAGACGAGTGTCTCGGTGGCCCAGGCCGAGACCTATGCCCACGACGCCTCCGGCCACCCCGCCGTGGTGCAGAAGCTCGGTACGGGCGGCCTGCGCATCCAGGTCGCCGGAATCGACACCGGCAAGTCCGACCAGATCAAGGACACCCTGGCCAAGGACCTGAGCGTCCCCTCGGAGCAGATCAACGCCGACCTGGTCGGCCCCAGCTGGGGTGAGCAGATCGCCGGCAAGGCCTGGGAGGGCCTGGCGATCTTCATGGTGCTGGTCGTGATCTACCTGGCGATCGCCTTCGAGTGGCGCATGGCCCTTGCCGCGTTCGTCGCACTGATCCACGACATCACCATCACCACCGGCATCTACGCGCTCGTCGGCTTCGAGGTCACGTCCGGCACGGTGATCGGTCTGCTGACGATCCTCGGTTACTCGCTCTACGACACGGTCGTCGTCTTCGACAGCCTCAAGGAGCAGACGAAGGACATCACCAAGCAGACCCGCTGGACCTTCAGCGACGTCGCCAACAGCTCGATCAACAGCACCCTGGTGCGATCCATCAACACCACGGTGGTGGCGCTGCTGCCGGTGGCGGGCCTGCTGTTCATCGGTGGCGGCTTCCTCGGTGCGGGCACGCTCAACGACATCTCGCTGTCGCTGTTCGTCGGCCTCGCGGCCGGTGCGTACTCCTCGATCTTCATCGCCACTCCGCTCGTCGCCGACCTCAAGGAGCGCGAGCCGCAGATGAAGGCCCTCAAGCGCCGCGTCCTCGCCAAGCGCGCGCAGGCCGCCGAGGCGGGGCCCGTCGGAGAGGCCGAGGACGACTCCTTCGCCGAAGAGCCGCAGGACGCCGCACCGGCGGTCGTCGGCCAGCGCAGCCAGCCCGCGTCCCGTAACCGCGGTCGCGGCCGACCCTCCGGAAAGCGCCGATGA
- the secD gene encoding protein translocase subunit SecD, whose product MAAPKKGRSASAQSKPGRSLALILIAIAALTGGMFASGHTTPRLGIDLAGGTSITLTAVNEPGQPNAINKTNMDTAVEIMNRRVNGLGVSEAEVQTQGDRNIIVNIPRGTNSKEAREQVGTTAKLYFRPVLQRDASGTGASASPSPSSSAGGSASPSPSSKSKATSGSASPTSSATSQGRPVTDALKATSTPSAKSSASAAASTKPSASASPSSSAGSASGGAAGLQAQYAALDCSKPEQRATAGKGAKTGEPTVACGKDGNVWNKFLLGPVAVDGTEVKKAQAVYDTQGAAGWQVQMTFNSSGAKKFADITGQLSQKTTPQNEFAIVLDDEVVSHPYVQTAITGGNAEISGSFTQEDAQSLSNMLSYGALPLTFKESSVTTVTAALGGEQLHAGLIAGAIGLALVVIYLVVYYRGLAAIAVASLAVSAILTYVIMSLLGPTIGFALNLPAVCGAIVAIGITADSFIVYFERVRDEIREGRSLRPAVERGWPRARRTILVSDFVSFLAAAVLFIVTVGKVQGFAFTLGLTTLLDVVVVFLFTKPLLTILARRTFFANGHSWSGLDPKRLGAKPPLRRTRRPSAPVDPKEA is encoded by the coding sequence GTGGCAGCACCGAAGAAGGGCCGGAGCGCGAGCGCCCAGAGCAAGCCAGGGCGCTCGCTGGCCCTCATCCTGATCGCCATCGCGGCGCTCACCGGGGGAATGTTCGCCTCCGGACACACCACTCCGCGTCTCGGCATCGACCTCGCCGGCGGCACCAGCATCACGCTGACGGCGGTCAACGAGCCCGGTCAGCCCAACGCGATCAACAAGACCAACATGGACACCGCGGTCGAGATCATGAACCGACGGGTCAACGGTCTGGGCGTGTCCGAGGCGGAGGTCCAGACCCAGGGCGACCGCAACATCATCGTCAACATCCCCCGGGGCACGAACTCCAAGGAGGCCCGGGAGCAGGTCGGCACCACCGCCAAGCTGTACTTCCGTCCGGTCCTGCAGCGCGACGCCTCCGGCACCGGTGCCTCGGCGAGCCCCAGCCCCAGCTCCAGCGCGGGCGGCAGCGCCTCGCCCAGCCCGTCGAGCAAGAGCAAGGCGACGTCCGGCTCCGCCAGCCCGACGTCCTCCGCCACCTCGCAGGGCCGCCCCGTCACCGACGCGCTGAAGGCGACCTCCACGCCGTCCGCCAAGAGCTCCGCGTCCGCCGCCGCCTCCACCAAGCCCTCCGCGAGCGCCTCGCCCTCCTCGAGTGCCGGGTCCGCCTCCGGTGGCGCGGCGGGGCTCCAGGCCCAGTACGCCGCCCTCGACTGCAGCAAGCCCGAGCAGCGCGCCACGGCCGGCAAGGGCGCCAAGACCGGCGAGCCCACCGTCGCCTGCGGCAAGGACGGCAACGTCTGGAACAAGTTCCTGCTCGGCCCGGTCGCGGTCGACGGCACGGAGGTCAAGAAGGCCCAGGCCGTCTACGACACGCAGGGTGCCGCCGGCTGGCAGGTCCAGATGACCTTCAACTCCAGCGGCGCGAAGAAGTTCGCCGACATCACCGGTCAGCTGTCGCAGAAGACGACCCCGCAGAACGAGTTCGCGATCGTCCTGGACGACGAGGTCGTCTCCCACCCGTACGTCCAGACGGCCATCACCGGCGGCAACGCGGAGATCTCCGGCAGCTTCACCCAGGAGGACGCCCAGAGCCTGTCCAACATGCTGTCGTACGGCGCGCTCCCGCTCACCTTCAAGGAGTCCAGCGTCACCACGGTGACCGCCGCGCTCGGCGGTGAGCAGCTGCACGCCGGTCTGATCGCGGGCGCCATCGGCCTGGCTCTCGTCGTGATCTACCTGGTCGTCTACTACCGCGGCCTCGCGGCCATCGCCGTCGCGTCCCTCGCGGTGTCCGCGATCCTCACCTACGTGATCATGTCGCTGCTCGGCCCGACCATCGGCTTCGCGCTGAACCTGCCCGCCGTGTGCGGCGCCATCGTCGCGATCGGCATCACCGCGGACTCGTTCATCGTGTACTTCGAACGCGTCCGGGACGAGATCCGCGAGGGCCGTTCCCTGCGCCCCGCCGTCGAACGCGGCTGGCCGCGCGCCCGGCGCACCATCCTGGTGTCCGACTTCGTGTCCTTCCTCGCCGCCGCGGTGCTCTTCATCGTCACCGTCGGCAAGGTCCAGGGCTTCGCGTTCACGCTCGGCCTGACGACCCTGCTCGACGTCGTGGTGGTCTTCCTGTTCACCAAGCCGCTGCTGACGATCCTGGCGCGCCGGACGTTCTTCGCGAACGGCCACAGCTGGTCCGGTCTCGACCCCAAGCGCCTGGGCGCCAAGCCGCCCCTGCGGCGCACCCGTCGTCCCTCCGCCCCCGTCGACCCGAAGGAGGCGTGA
- the yajC gene encoding preprotein translocase subunit YajC, whose translation MNIVTLLPFIVLIGAMFLMTRSAKRKQQQAAQMRNDMQPGSGVRTIGGMYATVKEVNDDTVLLDAGPGVELLFAKNAIGAVLTDDEYNRIVHGIEHDLKADGAVVPDDASSLTETDEPAADASSGPADDKVDLGKKDADAATDAKADDTDGKADEAEPKKTDGDSDAK comes from the coding sequence GTGAATATCGTGACCCTCCTCCCGTTCATCGTGCTCATCGGGGCCATGTTCCTGATGACCCGCTCGGCCAAGCGCAAGCAGCAGCAGGCCGCGCAAATGCGCAACGACATGCAGCCCGGCAGCGGCGTCCGCACGATCGGGGGCATGTACGCGACGGTCAAGGAGGTCAACGACGACACGGTCCTCCTTGACGCGGGCCCGGGCGTTGAGCTGCTCTTCGCGAAGAACGCGATCGGCGCCGTCCTGACCGACGACGAGTACAACCGCATCGTCCACGGCATCGAGCACGACCTGAAGGCCGACGGCGCCGTCGTGCCGGACGACGCCTCCTCCCTCACCGAGACCGACGAGCCCGCCGCCGACGCCTCTTCGGGCCCTGCCGACGACAAGGTCGACCTCGGCAAGAAGGACGCGGACGCCGCGACCGACGCCAAGGCCGACGACACCGACGGCAAGGCCGACGAAGCAGAGCCGAAGAAGACCGACGGCGACTCCGACGCGAAGTGA
- the ruvB gene encoding Holliday junction branch migration DNA helicase RuvB has protein sequence MNWDDTTDTSASERLVGSVADREDQAVEAALRPKDLGEFIGQEKVREQLDLVLRAARARGATADHVLLSGAPGLGKTTLSMIIAAEMGAPIRITSGPAIQHAGDLAAILSSLQEGEVLFLDEIHRMSRPAEEMLYMAMEDFRVDVIVGKGPGATAIPLELPPFTLVGATTRAGLLPPPLRDRFGFTAHMEFYEPAELERVIHRSASLLDVEIDPQGAAEIAGRSRGTPRIANRLLRRVRDYAQVKADGVITREIAAAALAVYEVDARGLDRLDRAVLEALLKLFGGGPVGLSTLAVAVGEERETVEEVAEPFLVREGLLARTPRGRVATPAAWAHLGLTAPRGTTGGNGQQDLFGA, from the coding sequence GTGAACTGGGACGACACGACCGACACCTCCGCCTCCGAGCGGCTGGTGGGCTCTGTCGCCGACCGTGAGGACCAGGCCGTCGAGGCCGCCCTGCGCCCCAAGGACCTGGGCGAGTTCATCGGCCAGGAGAAGGTCAGGGAGCAGCTTGACCTCGTGCTGCGCGCGGCACGCGCGCGGGGTGCCACCGCCGACCACGTGCTTCTCTCCGGCGCCCCCGGCCTCGGCAAGACGACCCTGTCGATGATCATCGCGGCCGAGATGGGCGCTCCCATCCGGATCACCAGCGGCCCCGCCATCCAGCACGCCGGCGACCTGGCCGCGATCCTCTCCTCCCTTCAGGAGGGTGAGGTCCTCTTCCTCGACGAGATCCACCGCATGTCGAGGCCCGCGGAGGAGATGCTCTACATGGCGATGGAGGACTTCCGCGTCGACGTGATCGTCGGCAAGGGCCCCGGCGCCACCGCCATCCCGCTGGAACTGCCGCCGTTCACGCTGGTCGGCGCCACCACGCGCGCGGGCCTGCTGCCGCCACCGCTGCGCGACCGCTTCGGCTTCACCGCGCACATGGAGTTCTACGAGCCCGCCGAGCTGGAGCGCGTCATCCACCGCTCGGCGAGCCTGCTCGACGTGGAGATCGACCCCCAGGGTGCCGCCGAGATCGCCGGACGCTCCCGTGGCACCCCCCGTATCGCCAACCGGCTGCTGCGCCGCGTGCGGGACTATGCCCAGGTCAAGGCCGACGGAGTGATCACCCGTGAGATCGCGGCGGCGGCCCTCGCCGTCTACGAGGTCGACGCGCGCGGACTCGACCGCCTCGACCGGGCCGTCCTCGAGGCCCTGCTGAAGCTGTTCGGCGGCGGCCCCGTCGGCCTGTCCACGCTCGCCGTCGCCGTGGGGGAGGAGCGCGAGACCGTGGAGGAGGTCGCCGAACCGTTCCTGGTCAGGGAGGGCCTGCTCGCCCGCACCCCGCGTGGACGGGTGGCGACACCGGCCGCCTGGGCGCACCTCGGGCTGACCGCGCCACGCGGGACGACCGGGGGAAACGGACAACAGGACCTGTTCGGGGCGTGA
- the ruvA gene encoding Holliday junction branch migration protein RuvA encodes MIAFVSGPVAALAPDSAVVEVGGIGIAVQCTPNTLSGLRLGQQTKLATSLVVREDSLTLYGFADDDERQVFELLQTASGVGPRLAQSMLAVHSPDALRRAVATGDEKALVAVPGIGKKGAQKLLLELKDRLGEPVGAPAAAAPAASGWRDQLHAALVGLGYATREAEEAVAAVAPQAEAAGGTPQVGALLKAALQTLNRAR; translated from the coding sequence ATGATCGCCTTCGTCAGCGGCCCGGTCGCCGCCCTCGCCCCGGACTCCGCGGTGGTCGAGGTGGGCGGCATCGGCATCGCCGTCCAGTGCACGCCGAACACGCTCTCCGGGCTCCGGCTCGGCCAGCAGACGAAGCTCGCGACCTCCCTGGTCGTCCGGGAGGACTCGCTGACCCTGTACGGCTTCGCGGACGACGACGAGCGCCAGGTCTTCGAGCTGCTGCAGACCGCGAGCGGTGTCGGCCCGCGCCTGGCGCAGTCCATGCTGGCCGTGCACTCCCCGGACGCGCTGCGCCGCGCCGTGGCGACCGGTGACGAGAAGGCGCTCGTCGCGGTCCCCGGCATCGGCAAGAAGGGCGCCCAGAAGCTGCTCCTGGAGCTGAAGGACCGCCTGGGCGAGCCGGTCGGCGCCCCCGCGGCCGCCGCACCCGCCGCCTCCGGCTGGCGCGACCAGCTGCACGCCGCCCTGGTCGGCCTCGGGTACGCGACCCGGGAGGCCGAGGAGGCGGTCGCCGCGGTCGCCCCGCAGGCCGAGGCCGCCGGGGGCACACCCCAGGTGGGCGCCCTCCTCAAGGCGGCCCTGCAGACCCTGAACCGAGCCCGCTGA
- the ruvC gene encoding crossover junction endodeoxyribonuclease RuvC, which translates to MRVLGVDPGLTRCGVGVVEGVPGRTLTMLGVGVVRTPVDADLGHRLVAVEQGIEQWLDEHRPEFVAVERVFSQHNVRTVMGTAQASAVAMLCAARRGIPVALHTPSEVKAAVTGTGRADKAQVGAMVTRLLRLDAPPKPADAADALALAICHIWRAPAQNRLQQAVALHASKHVSKGRTA; encoded by the coding sequence GTGCGCGTGCTGGGGGTGGACCCGGGGCTGACGCGGTGCGGTGTCGGGGTGGTCGAGGGCGTGCCCGGGCGCACGCTCACCATGCTCGGCGTCGGTGTCGTGCGGACGCCCGTGGACGCCGACCTCGGCCACCGCCTCGTCGCCGTCGAGCAGGGCATCGAGCAGTGGCTGGACGAGCACCGACCCGAGTTCGTCGCCGTCGAGCGCGTCTTCAGCCAGCACAATGTGCGGACGGTGATGGGCACCGCCCAGGCCAGCGCCGTCGCCATGCTGTGCGCGGCCCGCCGCGGCATCCCAGTCGCCCTGCACACCCCGAGCGAGGTCAAGGCGGCCGTCACCGGCACCGGACGTGCCGACAAGGCGCAGGTCGGCGCGATGGTCACGCGGCTGCTTCGGCTGGACGCGCCCCCCAAGCCCGCCGACGCCGCCGACGCCCTCGCTCTCGCCATCTGCCACATCTGGCGCGCCCCCGCGCAGAACCGGCTCCAGCAGGCCGTCGCCCTGCACGCATCGAAGCACGTATCGAAAGGCCGTACCGCATGA
- a CDS encoding YebC/PmpR family DNA-binding transcriptional regulator, translating to MSGHSKWATTKHKKAVIDAKRGKLFAKLIKNIEVAARTGGSDPDGNPTLYDAIQKAKKSSVPNKNIDSAVKRGAGLEAGGADYETIMYEGYGPNGVAVLIECLTDNRNRAASDVRVAMTRNGGSMADPGSVSYLFNRKGVVIVPKGELTEDDVLGAVLDAGAEEVNDLGESFEVISEATDLVAVRKALQDAGIDYDSAEANFVPTMQVQLDEEGAKKIFKLIDALEDSDDVQNVFANFDVSDDIMEKVGA from the coding sequence ATGTCCGGCCACTCTAAATGGGCCACGACGAAGCACAAGAAGGCCGTGATCGACGCCAAGCGCGGCAAGCTCTTCGCGAAGCTGATCAAGAACATCGAGGTGGCGGCCCGGACGGGCGGCTCGGACCCCGACGGCAACCCGACTCTCTACGACGCCATCCAGAAGGCGAAGAAGTCGTCGGTCCCGAACAAGAACATCGACTCCGCCGTCAAGCGTGGCGCTGGGCTCGAGGCCGGCGGTGCCGACTACGAGACGATCATGTACGAGGGCTACGGTCCGAACGGTGTCGCGGTGCTCATCGAGTGCCTCACCGACAACCGCAACCGTGCCGCCTCCGACGTGCGCGTCGCCATGACCCGCAACGGCGGCTCCATGGCCGACCCGGGCTCGGTCTCGTACCTGTTCAACCGCAAGGGCGTCGTGATCGTCCCCAAGGGCGAGCTGACCGAGGACGACGTCCTGGGCGCCGTGCTCGACGCGGGCGCCGAGGAGGTCAACGACCTGGGCGAGTCCTTCGAGGTCATCAGTGAGGCCACCGACCTGGTCGCGGTCCGCAAGGCCCTGCAGGACGCCGGGATCGACTACGACTCCGCCGAGGCCAATTTCGTCCCGACCATGCAGGTCCAGCTGGACGAGGAGGGCGCCAAGAAGATCTTCAAGCTGATCGACGCGCTCGAGGACAGCGACGACGTGCAGAACGTCTTCGCGAACTTCGACGTCAGCGACGACATCATGGAGAAGGTCGGCGCGTAA
- the pdxT gene encoding pyridoxal 5'-phosphate synthase glutaminase subunit PdxT, which yields MTDAPVIGVLALQGDVREHLIALAAADAVARPVRRPEELAEVDGLVLPGGESTTISKLAILFGVMEPLRARVRDGMPVYGTCAGMIMLADKILDPRSGQETVGGIDMIVRRNAFGRQNESFEAAVDVKGVEGDPVEGVFIRAPWVESVGAGTEVLAEHGGHIVAVRQGNALATSFHPELTGDHRVHALFVDMVRANRVPESL from the coding sequence ATGACTGACGCACCCGTCATAGGCGTCCTGGCCCTCCAGGGCGACGTACGGGAGCATCTCATCGCCCTGGCCGCGGCCGACGCCGTGGCCAGGCCGGTGCGGCGCCCCGAAGAGCTCGCCGAGGTCGACGGCCTCGTCCTCCCCGGCGGCGAGTCCACCACCATCTCCAAGCTGGCCATCCTCTTCGGAGTGATGGAACCCCTCCGCGCGCGCGTGCGCGACGGCATGCCCGTCTACGGCACCTGCGCGGGCATGATCATGCTCGCGGACAAGATCCTCGACCCGCGCTCCGGCCAGGAGACCGTCGGCGGCATCGACATGATCGTGCGCCGCAACGCCTTCGGACGGCAGAACGAGTCCTTCGAGGCGGCCGTCGACGTCAAGGGCGTCGAGGGCGATCCTGTAGAGGGCGTCTTCATCCGCGCTCCCTGGGTGGAGTCCGTCGGGGCGGGCACCGAGGTGCTCGCCGAGCACGGCGGCCACATCGTCGCCGTACGCCAGGGCAACGCACTCGCCACGTCGTTCCACCCGGAGCTGACCGGCGACCACCGTGTGCACGCCCTGTTCGTCGACATGGTGCGCGCCAATCGGGTACCGGAGTCCTTGTAG
- the pdxS gene encoding pyridoxal 5'-phosphate synthase lyase subunit PdxS: MSSELSTPQTPETGTARVKRGMAEQLKGGVIMDVVTPEQAKIAEDAGAVAVMALERVPADIRKDGGVARMSDPDMIEGIIDAVSIPVMAKSRIGHFVEAQVLQSLGVDYIDESEVLTPADEVNHSDKWAFTTPFVCGATNLGEALRRIAEGAAMIRSKGEAGTGNVVEAVRHLRQIKNEIAKLRGFDNHELYAAAKELRAPYELVKEVAELGKLPVVLFSAGGVATPADAALMRQLGAEGVFVGSGIFKSGDPAKRAAAIVKATTFYDDPKIIADASRNLGEAMVGINCDTLPETERYANRGW; this comes from the coding sequence GTGTCCAGCGAGCTCTCCACCCCCCAGACCCCCGAGACCGGCACCGCCCGCGTCAAGCGCGGCATGGCCGAGCAGCTCAAGGGCGGCGTGATCATGGACGTCGTCACGCCGGAGCAGGCGAAGATCGCCGAGGACGCGGGCGCCGTCGCCGTCATGGCCCTGGAGCGGGTCCCGGCCGACATCCGCAAGGACGGGGGCGTGGCCCGCATGTCCGACCCGGACATGATCGAGGGCATCATCGACGCCGTCTCCATCCCGGTGATGGCCAAGTCCCGCATCGGCCACTTCGTCGAGGCCCAGGTCCTGCAGTCCCTCGGCGTCGACTACATCGACGAGTCGGAGGTCCTCACCCCCGCCGACGAGGTCAACCACTCCGACAAGTGGGCCTTCACCACCCCCTTCGTCTGCGGCGCCACCAACCTCGGCGAGGCCCTGCGCCGCATCGCCGAGGGCGCCGCGATGATCCGCTCCAAGGGCGAGGCCGGCACCGGCAACGTCGTCGAGGCCGTCCGTCACCTGCGCCAGATCAAGAACGAGATCGCCAAGCTGCGCGGCTTCGACAACCACGAGCTGTACGCCGCCGCCAAGGAGCTGCGCGCCCCGTACGAGCTGGTCAAGGAGGTCGCCGAGCTGGGCAAGCTCCCGGTCGTGCTGTTCTCCGCCGGTGGCGTCGCCACCCCGGCCGACGCGGCGCTGATGCGCCAGCTCGGCGCCGAGGGCGTCTTCGTCGGCTCCGGCATCTTCAAGTCCGGCGACCCGGCCAAGCGCGCCGCCGCCATCGTGAAGGCCACCACCTTCTACGACGACCCCAAGATCATCGCGGACGCGTCCCGCAACCTCGGCGAGGCCATGGTCGGCATCAACTGCGACACCCTCCCCGAGACCGAGCGCTACGCCAACCGCGGCTGGTAA
- a CDS encoding LemA family protein, which translates to MTATLIWILVALVAIGLYLSWTAGRLDRLHARIDAARAALDAQLLRRASVAQELATSGVLDPAASIVLYEAAHAARQAEEEQREVAESELSQALRAVFAEAQQVEAVREAPGGEAATRELTEAVRRVPMARRFHNDAVRAARALRRHRKVRWFRLAGHAPFPMAFEMDDEPPAALTDRSTV; encoded by the coding sequence GTGACCGCAACCCTCATCTGGATCCTTGTCGCCCTCGTCGCGATCGGCCTCTATCTGAGCTGGACCGCGGGGCGGCTCGACCGGCTGCACGCCCGGATCGACGCGGCGCGCGCCGCGCTCGACGCGCAGCTGCTGCGGCGGGCCTCGGTCGCCCAGGAACTGGCCACCTCCGGAGTGCTCGACCCGGCCGCGTCGATCGTCCTGTACGAGGCCGCACACGCGGCCCGGCAGGCCGAGGAGGAGCAGCGGGAGGTCGCCGAGAGCGAGCTGAGCCAGGCGTTGCGGGCCGTGTTCGCGGAGGCGCAGCAGGTCGAGGCGGTCCGCGAGGCGCCCGGCGGGGAGGCAGCCACACGGGAGCTGACCGAGGCGGTGCGCCGCGTGCCGATGGCCCGCCGTTTCCACAACGACGCCGTACGCGCGGCACGGGCCCTGCGCCGGCACCGCAAGGTGCGCTGGTTCCGCCTCGCCGGGCACGCCCCGTTCCCCATGGCGTTCGAAATGGACGACGAGCCCCCGGCGGCGCTGACGGACCGGTCGACGGTCTGA
- a CDS encoding glycosyltransferase family 4 protein, producing MRIGIVCPYSWDVPGGVQFHIRDLAEYFIRLGHEVSVLAPADDDTPLPPYVVSAGRAVPVPYNGSVARLNFGFLSAARVRRWLHDGAFDVIHIHEPASPSLGLLACWAAQGPIVATFHTSNPRSRAMIAAYAILQAALEKISARIAVSEYARRTLVEHLGGDAVVIPNGVDVDFFAKAEPRPEWQGDTIGFIGRIDEPRKGLPVLMNALPKILAARPQTRLLVAGRGDEEEAVETLPAKLRSRVEFLGMISDEDKARLLRSVDLYVAPNTGGESFGIILVEAMSAGAPVLASDLDAFAQVLDQGAAGELFANEDADALADAAVRLLNDADRRAELRARGSAHVRRFDWSTVGADILSVYETVTAGAAAVAADERTGLRARLGLARD from the coding sequence GTGAGGATCGGCATCGTCTGCCCGTACTCCTGGGACGTGCCGGGCGGCGTCCAGTTCCACATCCGCGATCTGGCCGAGTACTTCATCCGCCTCGGGCACGAGGTGTCCGTCCTCGCCCCCGCGGACGACGACACCCCGCTGCCGCCGTACGTCGTCTCGGCCGGGCGTGCCGTCCCGGTGCCGTACAACGGCTCGGTCGCGCGTCTGAACTTCGGCTTCCTGAGCGCCGCGCGGGTGCGGCGCTGGCTGCACGACGGCGCGTTCGACGTGATCCACATCCACGAGCCCGCCTCGCCGTCCCTGGGCCTGCTGGCCTGCTGGGCGGCACAGGGCCCGATCGTGGCGACCTTCCACACGTCGAACCCGCGCTCCCGGGCCATGATCGCCGCATACGCGATCCTCCAGGCGGCCCTGGAGAAGATCAGCGCGCGGATCGCGGTGAGCGAGTACGCGCGGCGCACCCTCGTCGAACACCTGGGCGGCGACGCGGTGGTGATCCCGAACGGCGTGGACGTCGACTTCTTCGCGAAGGCCGAGCCCAGGCCCGAGTGGCAGGGGGACACGATCGGTTTCATCGGGCGCATCGATGAACCCCGCAAAGGCCTGCCGGTCCTCATGAACGCCCTGCCGAAGATCCTTGCCGCCCGGCCGCAGACACGACTGCTGGTCGCGGGCCGGGGCGACGAGGAGGAGGCGGTCGAGACGCTCCCCGCGAAGCTGCGCTCGCGCGTGGAGTTCCTCGGCATGATCAGCGACGAGGACAAGGCGCGCCTGCTGCGCAGTGTGGACCTCTACGTGGCGCCCAACACCGGCGGCGAGAGCTTCGGCATCATCCTCGTCGAGGCCATGTCGGCGGGCGCCCCGGTCCTCGCCTCCGACCTGGACGCCTTCGCGCAGGTCCTGGACCAGGGAGCGGCCGGCGAGCTGTTCGCAAACGAGGACGCCGACGCCCTCGCCGACGCCGCGGTACGCCTGCTGAACGACGCGGACCGCCGAGCCGAACTGCGTGCCCGGGGAAGCGCCCACGTGCGGCGCTTCGACTGGTCGACGGTCGGCGCGGACATCCTGTCGGTCTACGAGACGGTGACGGCGGGCGCGGCAGCGGTGGCGGCGGACGAGCGCACGGGGCTGCGGGCACGGTTGGGCCTGGCACGGGACTGA
- a CDS encoding phosphatidylinositol mannoside acyltransferase, with translation MTSLQERLTDGLYGLGWSTVKTLPEPVATRLGRTIADLAWRQRGKGVRRLESNYARVVPDATPERLAELTRAGMRSYLRYWMESFRLPVWSPERIRRGFDPKDLHFLTDGLAAGKGVVLALPHLANWDLAGAWVTAELRTPFTTVAERLKPETLYDRFVAYREGLGMEVLPHSGGSAFGTLARRLRDGGLVCLVADRDLSASGVEVTFFGETARMPAGPALLAQQTGALLLPVTLWYDDSPVMKGRVHPPIEVPRSGSRAEKTSVMTQALADAFATGIAEHPEDWHMLQRLWLADLGPSRDPRKGTP, from the coding sequence ATGACCAGCCTCCAGGAACGGCTCACGGACGGGCTCTACGGCCTCGGCTGGAGCACGGTGAAGACGCTGCCCGAACCCGTCGCCACCCGGCTCGGCCGCACCATCGCCGACCTCGCCTGGAGACAGCGCGGCAAGGGTGTACGACGGCTCGAGAGCAACTACGCGCGCGTGGTGCCCGACGCGACCCCGGAGCGGCTCGCCGAGCTGACGCGGGCGGGCATGCGGTCGTACCTGCGCTACTGGATGGAGTCGTTCCGGCTGCCCGTGTGGAGCCCGGAGCGCATAAGGCGCGGTTTCGACCCCAAGGACCTGCACTTCCTCACCGACGGGCTCGCCGCCGGCAAGGGCGTCGTGCTCGCGCTGCCGCACCTGGCCAACTGGGACCTGGCAGGAGCCTGGGTCACCGCCGAGCTGCGCACGCCGTTCACGACGGTCGCCGAGCGGCTCAAGCCGGAGACGCTCTACGACCGGTTCGTCGCCTACCGCGAGGGCCTGGGCATGGAAGTGCTGCCGCACAGCGGCGGCTCCGCGTTCGGCACCCTGGCCCGGCGGCTGCGCGACGGGGGACTGGTCTGCCTGGTCGCCGACCGGGACCTGTCCGCCTCCGGCGTCGAGGTCACCTTCTTCGGCGAGACGGCCCGGATGCCGGCGGGACCGGCGCTGCTCGCCCAGCAGACCGGAGCGCTGCTGCTGCCGGTGACGCTCTGGTACGACGACTCGCCCGTCATGAAGGGCCGCGTGCATCCCCCGATCGAGGTACCCCGGTCAGGTAGCCGGGCCGAGAAGACGTCTGTCATGACACAGGCGCTGGCCGACGCCTTCGCCACGGGGATCGCCGAGCATCCGGAGGACTGGCACATGCTGCAGCGGTTGTGGCTCGCCGACCTGGGCCCGAGCAGGGATCCCCGGAAGGGCACGCCGTGA